Proteins found in one Chloroflexota bacterium genomic segment:
- a CDS encoding cyclic nucleotide-binding domain-containing protein: MFATAADRSEPSSIWSALAISPSAAESPPTADVWLALDDELDLGAYVPTPTPDVEVRSVEGRGGQQFWVIRTPSLSYLRLDDADLDLWNRMDGVRTVRQIALDHFLERGGFVADRLARLVRRLRHDGFLGAAPPDLFAAVDRRLHADSAIGRWMQRVGGLLDIELLRFPQADRWFQRAYDSGGWLLYARPARVLWVVVVLAGLFAWWRQVLLAEHALFQTNGSYTLGLLTLAALDILGVKVYQVAQALTMKRYAIRIVGAGLRLNYGLPIVTVETSDAWMASRRARMAVSLAGPFSVLVLGGALALVAYPLDGTEMGAFLFKAAFVWLVNGVFNLLPILDLDGYFLLVDYLEMPALRHNALQFVREGLWSRVRARAPLSRDERVYTVYGLFYAALALLIPLLILEARDLRYASSFADLWNRPLPGAQLVAVGMGVFLLGPAAFSILGRIGWVALALSRLALARWRQLRGQAPRDYIEALASLPFMADVPRVELRRVAAHLRAETAESGQLVVRQGAPGDRFYVILEGEVSVVRVAADGHQERLAQLGPADYFGEASLVANVPRTATVVADEPTRLLSLDAGHFRRWMASRLDVQDAVHRTLAERERLAGLPLFASLGSAELDRLARNVLVTRYSAGDTIVAQGAEGDRFFVLVEGDVEVTRRDDVTGLDAILAELHPGDFFGEMALLERTPRSATVTAMTPVETYTLTAADFQTLLDRPSAEQVLQTTARRRASEQIRTLPAGA, from the coding sequence ATGTTCGCTACCGCCGCGGACCGATCCGAGCCGAGCAGCATCTGGTCGGCGCTGGCGATCTCGCCGAGCGCTGCTGAGTCGCCCCCGACCGCCGACGTGTGGCTGGCGCTCGACGACGAACTGGACCTCGGCGCATACGTGCCGACGCCGACGCCAGACGTCGAGGTGCGCTCGGTGGAGGGGCGAGGCGGCCAGCAGTTCTGGGTCATCCGGACGCCATCGCTCAGCTACCTGCGCCTGGACGACGCCGACCTCGACCTGTGGAACCGCATGGACGGCGTTCGCACCGTCCGGCAGATCGCTCTCGACCACTTCCTGGAGCGCGGCGGCTTCGTCGCCGACCGGCTGGCCCGCCTCGTACGTCGCCTGCGCCACGACGGCTTCCTCGGCGCAGCACCGCCGGACCTCTTCGCGGCCGTCGACCGACGCCTGCACGCCGACTCCGCCATCGGACGCTGGATGCAGCGCGTCGGCGGGCTGCTGGACATCGAGCTGCTGCGGTTTCCTCAGGCCGACCGCTGGTTTCAGCGGGCCTACGACAGTGGTGGCTGGCTCCTCTATGCGCGGCCCGCCCGCGTGCTCTGGGTTGTGGTCGTGCTGGCCGGCCTGTTCGCGTGGTGGCGGCAGGTGCTGTTGGCCGAGCACGCCCTCTTCCAGACGAACGGCTCGTACACGCTCGGCCTGCTCACGCTGGCCGCGCTCGACATCCTCGGCGTGAAGGTCTACCAGGTGGCGCAGGCTCTCACGATGAAGCGGTACGCCATCAGGATCGTCGGGGCCGGTCTGCGACTCAACTACGGCCTCCCGATCGTCACGGTGGAGACCTCAGACGCCTGGATGGCCAGCCGGCGGGCGCGGATGGCCGTCTCGCTGGCCGGTCCGTTCTCGGTGCTGGTGCTTGGCGGCGCACTCGCGCTGGTCGCCTACCCGCTGGACGGCACCGAGATGGGCGCATTCCTCTTCAAGGCTGCCTTCGTCTGGCTGGTGAATGGCGTCTTCAATCTGCTGCCGATCCTCGATCTCGACGGCTACTTCCTGCTGGTGGACTACCTGGAGATGCCGGCGCTCCGGCACAACGCTCTGCAGTTCGTGCGGGAGGGCCTCTGGAGCCGTGTCCGTGCCCGCGCTCCGTTGAGCCGCGACGAACGGGTCTACACCGTGTACGGCCTCTTCTACGCCGCACTGGCCCTGCTGATCCCGCTGCTGATCCTTGAGGCGCGCGATCTGCGCTACGCCAGCTCCTTCGCCGACCTCTGGAACCGCCCGCTGCCCGGCGCCCAACTGGTCGCCGTCGGCATGGGCGTGTTCCTGCTGGGGCCGGCCGCGTTCTCGATCCTCGGACGGATCGGCTGGGTGGCGTTGGCGCTGAGCCGGCTGGCGCTGGCCCGCTGGCGGCAGTTGCGCGGACAGGCGCCGCGCGACTACATCGAGGCGCTCGCCAGCTTGCCCTTCATGGCCGACGTGCCACGGGTCGAGCTTCGGCGCGTGGCGGCCCATCTGCGCGCGGAGACGGCGGAATCGGGGCAGCTCGTCGTGCGACAGGGTGCGCCCGGCGACCGCTTCTATGTGATCCTCGAGGGCGAGGTATCGGTGGTTCGGGTGGCCGCCGATGGACATCAGGAGCGGCTCGCCCAGCTTGGGCCGGCCGACTACTTCGGCGAGGCTTCGCTGGTCGCCAACGTGCCGCGCACCGCCACCGTGGTGGCCGACGAGCCGACGCGCCTGCTGAGCCTGGATGCCGGGCACTTCCGACGCTGGATGGCCAGCCGCCTCGACGTGCAGGACGCCGTCCACCGCACCCTCGCCGAGCGCGAGCGACTGGCCGGTCTGCCGCTGTTCGCAAGCCTCGGCTCGGCTGAGCTGGACCGGCTCGCCCGCAACGTGCTGGTGACGCGCTACTCGGCCGGCGATACGATTGTGGCGCAAGGAGCCGAGGGCGACCGCTTCTTCGTGCTGGTCGAGGGGGACGTCGAGGTCACACGCCGCGACGACGTGACCGGGCTCGACGCCATCCTGGCCGAACTGCATCCCGGCGACTTCTTCGGCGAGATGGCGCTGCTCGAACGGACTCCACGCTCGGCGACGGTGACGGCGATGACCCCGGTCGAGACCTACACGCTCACCGCCGCCGACTTTCAGACCCTGCTGGACCGTCCTTCAGCCGAACAGGTGCTCCAGACCACGGCGCGGCGACGAGCCTCCGAGCAGATCCGAACGCTGCCCGCCGGGGCGTAG